CCCCCTCTTCATCCGGCTCAAGACGATACACCTTCTGGACAGCGTTCAGATTCAGCCCTCCATATATATGCGGGTACAACTGGTTCATCTCATATAAGTCTTCGTACACAATCTCCGCATCCACCTGATCTTCTTGAATACCCAAAACGAATAGATCCGTACTGCCCGTGTAGAACGTATTGGCTACTCCGCTGACTTGCTCCTCTGTGGAGCAGTGGATGAATCCGTCCGTTTGTATGCTCGGCGGCTCGTACAATCTATTCTCTCGTGCTATCATCCAGGCTTCCTTAGAAATTATATGATAGATCATGCCGTCCGTTCCCCCAGTCGCTTATTTTTCGTACTATATTGACACACTTGAGCTAAAAAAACCATTCTTTTCTTATTGTTGTTAGATGGCTTCCTTCCTATTGCCATAAAAAAGAAAAAGAAAACATCCTTCAGGATGTCTTCTTTATCATCATGTATTGATCCAGGTCATCATCCTCTAAGATGACTTCATGGACGGCTTCTCCCAAACTATAAGCCAGCTGCCCATTGATAAATACGGCACAGGCCTGCTCATCGATGCCGATCCCGCGCTTCACCTTCTTCGTTCTCATACCTTCCAGCAGATTGGACTGATCGCTCCACTCCGTATAATGAACGCTGATCAATACATTCGAAAGCAACCCTACCCCTTGCTTAAACAGCATTACGCTTTGTTCATTATCCAGTGGCGATATGAGGCAGGTTTCCGGAAGAATCAAGGCGCCCGCCGAATTTCCTGCAATGGGAACGCCGTTCTCGTAACCGTGTATCAGCAGCTCTTTAAAACGACCGGTCGCGTAATAGTGATGGTATTTCTCCGTGTTGCCCCCGCCAATAAAAATCCCCGTGGCCTGTGACAACACCTGTTCAGCCTGTTCCATGTCCAGCTTTCCATCCTCGCCAGGAACGATGACCTGCATGTCCTGGATACCTGATTCTGCCCACATCTGCTGAAACAGGGGAACATACTCCTCCCAGCCCGGTCTGTTCATAATGCATAAAACAATTCTGGCGTTAGAACCGCCCGCTTGCTCTATAAATTGTCTATTTGCCTCTCTTTGAAAGGAATTTCCTCCAAGCAAAAATAAATATCGATCCCTCAAGGTAACGCCCCCTTATTTCTTCTTTTTCGGACCTCGTTTATAGACATAGAACAACAGCACGGATATAAAATATATCGGAAGCAGGATAATGCCAATCACAGCGCTCAGCAGGACGATGGAGAGCTGGCCGCGGTCTGCCATCGCATCGTAATTCACATACCCGAAGACAATCCATACCAGCCATACCAATGTAACCGCATATCCTATTTTATAAGGTAATCTCACAGCATGGTTCACATCCTAGAAGTTATGTACGTGACACATTCATAAACATTTCGAATACAACAATTCAACAAACTCGTGCTGCTTTCGTTCCATCCATTCTCTTCTGATCTGAAGTTGCTTCAACATCAGGTGAAAATAGGAGGCGATGTTCCTTCCGGCCAAATGCTGCCCGATATAGATGCTTAATAAAGAAACATAATATAACTGCATGATATAGGGAATCCACTGGATCTCTGCACGGGTTAACCTCATATATTTTCGATATTCATCTAAAAACAGCTCGACCTTTGTCAAGGTCTGGTCCTCATGCTGAAGAAGATGGTTCAGACAAATGGATAGTTCCCATATCCGTATGTCCATAGCAGCAAAATCAAAATCCAATACACCGCTCATCTCCCTGGACTGGGGATTGATCAAGAGATTAAAAACCAAAATATCATGATGGACCATTTGCTTAGGCAGTGCATTCAGCTCAGCTGCATGGTTAATCACAGATTCATAGTATCCTTGCAATACAGCTATCTGTTCAGCATCAATATCAAAAGGAGGGCATGCCAAAAACTCATTAATTTTCGTCTGATTCGATAGAGAATGGAGGTTGTAAACATCATGGAACGCAATCGCAGGACAAACCACATCGACGGAATCCGATTCGAATTGCTGAAGAGCATATGATATTTCCCCAACTGTCCGCCCGTAACTTAGCACATCGGTCATGCTGGATAGATCAGGGACCTCCCCTTCGATAAACCGTGACAGAGAGCCCAGGGA
This Paenibacillus sp. JZ16 DNA region includes the following protein-coding sequences:
- a CDS encoding DUF952 domain-containing protein codes for the protein MIYHIISKEAWMIARENRLYEPPSIQTDGFIHCSTEEQVSGVANTFYTGSTDLFVLGIQEDQVDAEIVYEDLYEMNQLYPHIYGGLNLNAVQKVYRLEPDEEGGFAFQPSTELEYSG
- a CDS encoding cyanophycinase; its protein translation is MRDRYLFLLGGNSFQREANRQFIEQAGGSNARIVLCIMNRPGWEEYVPLFQQMWAESGIQDMQVIVPGEDGKLDMEQAEQVLSQATGIFIGGGNTEKYHHYYATGRFKELLIHGYENGVPIAGNSAGALILPETCLISPLDNEQSVMLFKQGVGLLSNVLISVHYTEWSDQSNLLEGMRTKKVKRGIGIDEQACAVFINGQLAYSLGEAVHEVILEDDDLDQYMMIKKTS
- a CDS encoding phosphotransferase enzyme family protein; this translates as MEHVFQELLQHYFHGPVHSIETVPFGMTNESRIVAMNQKKYVARIYNRHTKNKERLRFEVELTAYLERCSLSFDIPGFVSSMDDAKYVVLSDGSLGSLSRFIEGEVPDLSSMTDVLSYGRTVGEISYALQQFESDSVDVVCPAIAFHDVYNLHSLSNQTKINEFLACPPFDIDAEQIAVLQGYYESVINHAAELNALPKQMVHHDILVFNLLINPQSREMSGVLDFDFAAMDIRIWELSICLNHLLQHEDQTLTKVELFLDEYRKYMRLTRAEIQWIPYIMQLYYVSLLSIYIGQHLAGRNIASYFHLMLKQLQIRREWMERKQHEFVELLYSKCL